A single Brevundimonas sp. M20 DNA region contains:
- a CDS encoding efflux RND transporter periplasmic adaptor subunit: MIKRHFFLIVAAAVLVLMVVAVVFRMAFAEEEKGGGRGPGGGGRGQAVSEAVVGPREFSDQIRVLGVARGRRSVNITSSTSELITRVMFADGQTVAAGTPLVQLQAREEDAAIAEARAQVARARTMYERYKTLNERGFASAAMLEQYETELESARASLEASQARAGDRTIRAPFSGVLGLSTVTAGTLVNPGAVITTLDDISVVRVDFPIPERYLSVLRPGVPITATIDAYGDEAFTGRIALIDTRVNENTRSITARAEIPNPGARIRPGMAVRVAVQQGRRTSVAVPEAAIQYEGEGAFVYRIATGERGTIAQRVEVEAGAVENGYVEILSGLNNGDRVVGSGLNRIQPNAPVTVGGGQRAAGQRGAAQ; encoded by the coding sequence GTGATCAAGCGTCACTTCTTCCTCATCGTCGCCGCGGCCGTTCTGGTCCTGATGGTCGTCGCCGTTGTCTTCCGCATGGCCTTCGCCGAGGAAGAAAAGGGCGGCGGGCGCGGTCCGGGCGGCGGCGGCCGGGGTCAGGCCGTGTCCGAAGCCGTCGTGGGACCCCGTGAGTTCAGCGACCAGATCCGCGTTCTGGGCGTCGCCCGCGGCCGTCGCTCGGTCAACATCACCTCATCGACCAGTGAACTGATCACCCGCGTGATGTTCGCCGACGGCCAGACCGTCGCCGCCGGGACGCCGCTGGTCCAGCTGCAGGCGCGCGAGGAAGACGCCGCCATCGCCGAGGCCCGCGCCCAGGTGGCCCGCGCTCGCACCATGTATGAGCGCTACAAGACCCTGAACGAGCGCGGCTTCGCCTCCGCCGCCATGCTGGAGCAGTACGAGACCGAGCTGGAATCGGCCCGCGCCTCGCTGGAGGCCTCGCAGGCCCGCGCCGGCGACCGCACCATCCGCGCGCCCTTCTCCGGCGTGCTGGGTCTCAGCACCGTCACGGCGGGCACCCTGGTCAACCCGGGCGCGGTGATCACCACCCTGGACGACATCTCGGTGGTCCGCGTCGATTTCCCGATCCCCGAGCGCTACCTGTCGGTCCTGCGCCCCGGCGTGCCGATCACCGCCACCATCGACGCCTATGGCGACGAGGCCTTCACCGGCCGGATCGCCCTGATCGACACCCGCGTCAACGAAAACACCCGCTCGATCACCGCCCGCGCCGAAATCCCCAACCCCGGCGCCCGCATCCGTCCCGGGATGGCCGTGCGTGTGGCCGTCCAGCAGGGCCGCCGCACCAGCGTCGCGGTGCCCGAGGCGGCGATCCAGTATGAGGGCGAGGGCGCCTTCGTCTATCGCATCGCCACCGGCGAACGCGGGACCATCGCCCAGCGCGTCGAGGTCGAGGCCGGGGCCGTCGAGAACGGCTACGTCGAAATCCTGAGCGGTCTGAACAACGGCGACCGCGTCGTCGGCTCGGGCCTGAACCGCATCCAGCCGAACGCCCCCGTCACGGTCGGCGGCGGGCAGCGCGCCGCCGGTCAGCGGGGCGCCGCCCAATGA
- a CDS encoding TonB family protein, whose product MMIRTAGGPGLVSPIDFHERKTPRLSRSAWAAIGLVAAAHVGVGIALYYQRFEMPEPVVSEPPSSGLFFELQRPPVIPPDEVERKPVAPNPPLNPTAPPTTPTDVIHAETSPDATATDSTTLTFTTPVSDSVDDAKPAVEPQPPQPPATRVIRNPTWISQPTGDQLMRAYPDRALQRGLAGSVTLNCMVEANGRVSACAVSSETPGGNGFGTAAQRLARYFQINPRTVDGAAEGSRVAINLRFVPPAD is encoded by the coding sequence ATGATGATCAGAACCGCAGGCGGCCCCGGACTGGTGAGCCCCATCGACTTCCACGAGCGCAAGACTCCGCGCCTGTCACGCTCGGCCTGGGCGGCGATCGGCCTGGTGGCCGCAGCCCACGTCGGGGTGGGGATTGCGCTGTATTATCAGCGCTTTGAGATGCCGGAGCCGGTCGTGTCGGAGCCCCCGAGCTCGGGCCTCTTCTTCGAACTGCAGCGGCCGCCGGTGATCCCGCCGGACGAGGTCGAACGCAAGCCGGTGGCGCCCAACCCACCGCTGAATCCGACCGCCCCGCCGACCACGCCGACGGACGTGATCCATGCCGAGACCAGCCCGGACGCCACCGCCACGGACAGCACCACCCTGACCTTCACAACGCCGGTCTCTGATTCTGTGGATGACGCCAAACCGGCGGTCGAACCCCAGCCGCCGCAGCCGCCCGCGACTCGCGTGATCCGCAATCCGACCTGGATCAGCCAGCCGACCGGCGACCAGTTGATGCGGGCCTATCCGGACCGGGCCCTGCAACGGGGGCTGGCCGGTTCGGTGACGCTGAACTGCATGGTCGAGGCAAACGGGCGGGTCTCGGCCTGCGCGGTCAGCAGCGAGACGCCCGGCGGCAACGGCTTCGGCACAGCGGCCCAACGGCTGGCGCGCTACTTCCAGATCAATCCGCGCACCGTCGACGGGGCCGCGGAAGGGTCGCGGGTCGCCATCAACCTGCGCTTCGTGCCGCCGGCTGACTGA
- a CDS encoding transglycosylase SLT domain-containing protein, translating into MTIRAIPSSGGVEAAIRRASSATGVDADFLVRTARRESAMNPSARAPTSSAAGLFQFIEQTWLATVKQHGAKHGYGQYADLIYRGSDGRWRVEGSARNVVLDLRFDPQAASTMAAELTAQNAAYLRGRTGREPGAGDLYAAHFLGPAGAAQLMEAMDRRPGSSAASIFPEAAAANRSIFYRNGRPATVAEVHANLQRSAGDGAPAAGSGNIEPAAPPLSERDQMLAARLDRLKQDQSLLALLLGQDGEGKGGGFGGAFGPGDSTNA; encoded by the coding sequence ATGACCATCAGGGCGATTCCATCGTCAGGCGGGGTAGAGGCGGCCATCCGGCGTGCGTCGAGCGCGACGGGTGTGGACGCCGACTTCCTCGTGCGCACGGCGCGTCGCGAAAGCGCGATGAACCCGTCCGCGCGCGCCCCGACCTCGTCGGCGGCGGGGCTGTTCCAGTTCATTGAGCAGACCTGGCTGGCGACGGTGAAGCAGCACGGCGCCAAGCATGGGTACGGCCAGTACGCGGACCTGATCTATCGCGGCTCGGACGGGCGGTGGCGGGTCGAGGGTTCGGCGCGCAATGTGGTGCTCGACCTGCGCTTCGACCCGCAGGCGGCCTCGACCATGGCCGCCGAGCTGACGGCCCAGAACGCCGCCTATCTGCGCGGCCGCACAGGGCGCGAGCCGGGGGCGGGCGATCTTTACGCGGCCCACTTCCTCGGCCCGGCGGGCGCGGCCCAGCTGATGGAGGCCATGGACCGCAGGCCCGGCTCCAGCGCGGCGTCCATCTTCCCCGAGGCGGCGGCGGCGAACCGCTCGATCTTCTACCGCAACGGCCGTCCGGCGACCGTGGCCGAGGTTCACGCCAATCTGCAACGCTCGGCCGGCGACGGCGCGCCCGCCGCCGGTTCAGGCAATATCGAGCCAGCCGCGCCGCCGCTGTCCGAGCGGGACCAGATGCTGGCCGCGCGGCTGGATCGCCTGAAGCAGGATCAAAGCCTGCTGGCCCTGCTGCTGGGGCAGGACGGCGAGGGCAAGGGCGGCGGCTTCGGCGGCGCCTTCGGCCCGGGCGATAGTACGAACGCGTAG
- a CDS encoding Hpt domain-containing protein — protein sequence MSNSAQVIRPPNTLRMKVGGAFGGIDANAIAKAEEALKAMSAQFGQWLQDEIVKLDKAQSDIRAQGYNAQTAEALYFRAHDLKGLGTTYQYPLVTRLAGSLCKMMDDPAKRMAAPMVLIDAHIDAIKAVVRDQIQTDDHPTGKVLAETLEAKVAQHYA from the coding sequence TTGAGCAACTCGGCCCAGGTCATTCGTCCGCCCAACACCCTTCGCATGAAGGTCGGCGGAGCTTTCGGCGGCATCGACGCCAATGCGATCGCCAAGGCGGAAGAAGCCCTCAAGGCCATGTCGGCCCAGTTCGGCCAGTGGCTGCAGGACGAGATCGTCAAGCTGGACAAGGCCCAGTCGGACATCCGCGCCCAGGGCTATAACGCCCAGACCGCCGAAGCCCTGTATTTCCGCGCCCATGACCTGAAGGGTCTGGGGACCACCTACCAATACCCGCTGGTGACGCGTCTGGCCGGTTCGCTGTGCAAGATGATGGACGATCCGGCGAAGCGCATGGCCGCGCCGATGGTGCTGATCGACGCCCACATCGACGCCATCAAGGCCGTGGTCCGGGACCAGATCCAGACCGATGACCACCCGACCGGCAAGGTTCTGGCGGAGACGCTGGAAGCCAAGGTGGCCCAGCACTACGCCTGA
- a CDS encoding DUF2336 domain-containing protein: MTAFRARLTEIDIRRLIHSADEDERAAAAHKLCRNMDRARLDDQEREAARKILRLLANDAAELVRRAMAVTLKASDLIPRDVARRLAADVDSVALPLINFSPAFTDEDLIEIVRAGSPVRQAAVAGRPRVSRDVADAVAEVGGETAVRTLAANDNADISETALGRCVDRFGDTPEIIAALAYRQVLPLSVSERLIELASDAVREHLVTRHAVAPETAIRLASFARERATVDLVDQASTQADLPRFVATLNGRRALTGSLLLRALARGQMALFEHGLAELAGAPHSRAWLMIHDAGPLGLKAIYDRAGLPPRLFQAFRAGVDTWRALQAEGVDTTDDAFRQQMLERFLTQRPNAPREDLAYLMERLDQAPTPARGAVGAAA, translated from the coding sequence ATGACCGCCTTTCGCGCCCGCCTCACCGAGATCGACATCCGCCGTCTGATCCATTCGGCCGACGAGGACGAACGCGCCGCCGCAGCCCACAAGCTGTGCCGCAACATGGACCGGGCCAGGCTGGACGATCAGGAGCGCGAGGCGGCCCGGAAAATCCTTCGCCTGCTGGCCAATGACGCCGCCGAGCTGGTGCGTCGGGCCATGGCGGTGACGCTGAAGGCCTCGGACCTGATCCCGCGTGACGTGGCCCGCCGTCTGGCGGCGGACGTGGACAGCGTGGCCCTGCCGTTGATCAACTTCTCTCCGGCCTTCACGGACGAGGACCTGATCGAGATCGTCCGCGCCGGTTCGCCTGTGCGTCAGGCCGCCGTGGCCGGTCGTCCCCGCGTCAGCCGCGACGTCGCCGACGCCGTGGCCGAGGTCGGGGGCGAGACCGCCGTGCGGACGCTGGCCGCCAACGACAACGCGGACATCTCCGAGACGGCGCTGGGCCGCTGCGTCGACCGCTTCGGCGATACGCCTGAAATTATCGCGGCTCTGGCCTATCGTCAGGTCCTGCCCCTGTCGGTCAGCGAACGTTTGATCGAGCTGGCGTCCGACGCCGTGCGCGAGCATCTGGTCACCCGCCACGCCGTGGCCCCCGAGACCGCCATCCGTCTGGCCTCCTTCGCGCGTGAGCGGGCGACGGTCGATCTGGTCGATCAGGCCTCGACACAGGCGGATCTGCCGCGCTTCGTCGCCACGCTGAACGGTCGTCGCGCCCTGACCGGCTCCCTGCTGCTGCGCGCGCTGGCGCGGGGACAGATGGCGCTGTTCGAGCATGGTCTGGCCGAGTTGGCCGGCGCGCCGCATTCGCGCGCATGGCTGATGATCCACGATGCCGGGCCGCTGGGTCTCAAGGCGATCTATGACCGCGCCGGCCTGCCGCCGCGCCTGTTCCAGGCCTTCCGCGCCGGGGTCGACACCTGGCGCGCGCTTCAGGCCGAGGGCGTGGACACCACCGACGACGCCTTCCGCCAGCAGATGCTGGAGCGCTTCCTGACCCAGCGCCCGAACGCCCCGCGCGAAGACCTCGCCTATCTGATGGAACGTCTGGATCAGGCCCCCACCCCAGCGCGCGGCGCTGTCGGCGCCGCCGCATAG
- a CDS encoding FAD-binding oxidoreductase codes for MSSSPDVIVIGAGVLGLSSAAELAARGHAVTVLDPGGSNASSAAAGMIAPAMESLIDGLSPDHAALLKRGRDLWPAFASRHGLTLHLDGAEWRGADPDAAVARLHALGFAAGRAGEGLFTPDDWRIEAQAALGQLSAIPGVTRVEATVARLSRADGVWTATADDSREWSAPSLVLATGAAAALGGLPDDVTAVVNAIEPIRGQLTPIRCAVPAQVIRGPGGYATPTADGALCGATMQSGDRSLEPDTEIAAKQAANGLSLIGGEGQAGEPRVGVRGASPDGLPIAGVTGTPGLFLALAPRRNGWLLGPMVGAIVADGIEDRAPLADASALSPLRFVSQPAARSAG; via the coding sequence GTGTCTTCTTCCCCGGATGTGATCGTCATCGGCGCGGGGGTGCTGGGTCTGTCCAGCGCCGCCGAATTGGCCGCGCGCGGTCATGCGGTGACCGTGCTGGATCCCGGCGGCTCCAACGCCTCTTCGGCGGCGGCGGGGATGATCGCTCCGGCCATGGAAAGCCTGATCGACGGCCTGTCGCCGGACCATGCCGCCCTGCTGAAGCGCGGGCGCGACCTGTGGCCCGCCTTCGCGAGCCGACACGGCCTGACCCTGCACCTGGACGGCGCGGAGTGGCGCGGGGCTGATCCGGACGCCGCCGTCGCCCGTCTGCACGCCCTCGGCTTCGCCGCCGGGCGGGCGGGGGAGGGGCTGTTCACCCCCGACGACTGGCGGATCGAGGCTCAAGCCGCGCTGGGTCAGCTGTCCGCCATCCCCGGCGTAACCCGGGTCGAGGCCACGGTCGCGCGACTGTCGCGGGCGGATGGCGTCTGGACGGCGACCGCCGACGACAGCCGCGAATGGTCAGCGCCCTCGCTGGTGCTGGCGACCGGCGCGGCGGCGGCTCTGGGCGGCTTGCCCGACGATGTGACGGCGGTGGTGAACGCCATCGAGCCGATCCGGGGCCAGTTGACGCCGATCCGCTGCGCGGTCCCGGCTCAGGTGATCCGCGGGCCGGGCGGCTATGCGACGCCGACCGCGGACGGGGCCCTGTGCGGCGCCACCATGCAGTCGGGCGACCGCAGTCTTGAGCCGGATACGGAGATCGCCGCAAAACAGGCCGCCAACGGGTTGTCGCTGATCGGCGGGGAGGGGCAGGCAGGCGAGCCGCGCGTCGGCGTGCGCGGCGCGTCGCCGGACGGTCTGCCCATCGCGGGCGTGACCGGAACGCCGGGCCTGTTCCTGGCCCTCGCCCCGCGCCGCAACGGCTGGCTGCTGGGGCCGATGGTCGGCGCGATCGTCGCCGACGGGATCGAGGACCGCGCGCCTCTTGCGGACGCGTCGGCCCTCTCGCCCCTGCGGTTCGTCAGTCAGCCGGCGGCACGAAGCGCAGGTTGA
- a CDS encoding outer membrane beta-barrel protein gives MKPAGGLLLTLAALAVAAPAAAGPWVMPKGDGQVILKYEDMRATEGFDPNGVSMPMPAERRETFISVFAEYGLTARLGVQFKGDWQSGRDAFVDYEGTGPLEIGVNWQVWRNTNTAVALYGGVAQAGAGRNAGYATPGAGNQDFEVRAAFGRSYGKLKWLNYTADSGFVTLEVARRMRSGLPHETRVDATLGAHFGQDWMTLTQVYAGQADNDGPRWVQMESSVVRRMGNWSAQLGWRTTLSGREAPDVSGLVVGLWRRF, from the coding sequence TTGAAGCCGGCCGGGGGGCTGCTGCTGACGCTGGCGGCCCTCGCGGTCGCCGCTCCCGCCGCCGCGGGGCCCTGGGTCATGCCCAAGGGCGACGGTCAGGTCATCCTGAAGTACGAGGACATGCGCGCCACCGAGGGCTTCGACCCCAATGGCGTGTCCATGCCCATGCCCGCCGAACGGCGCGAGACCTTCATCTCCGTCTTCGCGGAATATGGCCTCACCGCCCGTCTCGGCGTTCAGTTCAAGGGCGACTGGCAGTCCGGGCGGGACGCCTTCGTCGACTATGAGGGGACCGGCCCGCTCGAGATCGGCGTCAACTGGCAGGTCTGGCGCAACACCAACACCGCCGTCGCCCTGTACGGCGGCGTGGCCCAGGCCGGGGCCGGGCGGAACGCCGGCTATGCGACGCCGGGCGCCGGCAACCAGGACTTCGAGGTTCGCGCCGCCTTCGGCCGCTCCTACGGCAAGCTGAAATGGCTGAACTACACCGCCGATTCCGGCTTCGTGACCCTGGAGGTCGCCCGCCGGATGCGCAGCGGCCTGCCGCATGAAACCCGCGTCGACGCCACCCTCGGCGCCCATTTCGGCCAGGACTGGATGACCCTGACGCAGGTCTACGCCGGTCAGGCGGACAATGACGGCCCGCGCTGGGTCCAGATGGAAAGCTCGGTCGTCCGCCGCATGGGAAACTGGAGCGCCCAGCTGGGCTGGCGGACCACGCTTTCCGGGCGCGAGGCTCCGGACGTGTCGGGTCTGGTCGTGGGCCTGTGGCGGCGCTTCTGA
- a CDS encoding NAD kinase: MTSTSDPAPRLAFVASDRPEAQEARERLIALYGAVREDEADVIIALGGDGFMLETLHTVMERRTPVFGMNRGSVGFLMNDYEEEGLLERLSDAGRAVIHPLQMDAWTETGQVHSGLAINEVSLLRQTRQSAKIRISVDDRVRLEELSCDGCLVSTAAGSTAYNLSAHGPIIPLDSRVLALTPISAFRPRRWRGALLPHQAKVCFEILEADKRPVSATADNFEVRRVTRVDVRERRDIALTMLFDAGRSFEERVLAEQFAS; this comes from the coding sequence GTGACCTCGACATCCGATCCCGCCCCTCGCCTCGCCTTCGTCGCCTCGGATCGCCCCGAGGCGCAGGAGGCGCGTGAACGCCTGATCGCCCTGTACGGCGCGGTGCGCGAGGACGAGGCCGATGTGATCATCGCCCTGGGCGGCGACGGCTTCATGCTGGAGACACTGCATACGGTCATGGAGCGCCGGACGCCGGTGTTCGGGATGAACCGCGGCTCGGTCGGCTTCCTGATGAACGACTATGAGGAAGAGGGCCTGCTGGAACGTCTGTCGGACGCCGGGCGGGCCGTCATCCATCCGCTGCAGATGGACGCCTGGACCGAGACCGGGCAGGTCCACAGCGGTCTGGCGATCAATGAGGTCTCCCTGCTGCGCCAGACCCGCCAGAGCGCCAAGATCCGCATCAGCGTCGATGACCGGGTGAGGCTGGAAGAGCTGTCCTGCGACGGCTGTCTGGTGTCCACGGCGGCGGGCTCGACCGCCTACAACCTGTCGGCCCACGGACCGATCATCCCGCTGGACTCGCGGGTGCTGGCCCTGACCCCGATCAGCGCGTTCCGGCCCCGGCGCTGGCGCGGCGCCTTGCTGCCGCATCAGGCGAAGGTCTGTTTCGAAATCCTCGAGGCCGACAAACGCCCGGTCAGCGCCACAGCCGACAATTTCGAGGTCCGGCGGGTCACGCGGGTCGATGTGCGCGAGCGCCGGGACATCGCCCTGACCATGCTGTTCGACGCCGGACGGTCGTTCGAGGAACGTGTTCTGGCCGAACAATTCGCGTCCTGA
- a CDS encoding DUF2336 domain-containing protein, whose protein sequence is MTVLVQLNPSREPERAPRAEDLLSLARNNSPDARQRLLLGVMALCDASPPDGQLSPILGEIFLYLARQAERDIRKVLAARLAHADWAPPALVNVLALDEIEIAAPLLASSPVLRDEDLLQILIEASLDHQIAVARRPRLSGRVADAVIEQAVPAVLAAVATNRTAQISGEGFRRLVEHSRRVAALRGPLSRHPGLSQALAEQMYHWVGAALRESIATRFQVDERKFGSAVYDAIEGVIRRDPNEPVPVDTPEREEMERRLVMKLQAAGQLKPAILIRAARERRLSLVVHSLSALGGFTVNQVRQALNAPTPEPMYYACAAIGIDRAVFPTLLTELRKLNRGLPGDQGDPIWQRGALSHASAARAFRALVAPDPTEQRIAV, encoded by the coding sequence GTGACCGTCCTCGTCCAGCTCAACCCGTCGCGGGAACCGGAACGCGCGCCGCGCGCCGAAGACCTGCTGTCGCTGGCCCGGAACAACAGCCCGGACGCCCGCCAACGGCTGTTGCTCGGCGTGATGGCCCTGTGCGACGCCAGTCCGCCGGACGGGCAGCTGTCGCCGATCCTGGGCGAAATCTTCCTCTATCTGGCCCGTCAGGCCGAGCGCGACATCCGCAAGGTGCTGGCCGCCCGTCTGGCCCACGCCGACTGGGCCCCGCCCGCGCTGGTGAATGTACTGGCGCTGGACGAGATCGAAATCGCCGCCCCGTTACTGGCCTCCAGCCCCGTGCTGCGGGACGAAGACCTGCTGCAAATCCTGATCGAGGCGTCCCTGGACCATCAGATCGCCGTGGCTCGCCGTCCGCGCCTGAGCGGCCGGGTCGCCGACGCCGTCATTGAACAGGCCGTGCCCGCCGTTCTGGCCGCGGTGGCCACCAATCGCACCGCCCAGATCAGCGGCGAAGGCTTCCGCCGTCTGGTGGAGCACTCGCGCCGTGTCGCCGCCCTGCGCGGCCCGCTGTCACGCCACCCCGGCCTGAGTCAGGCGCTGGCCGAGCAGATGTATCACTGGGTCGGCGCCGCCCTGCGCGAGTCCATCGCCACCCGCTTCCAGGTCGATGAGCGCAAGTTCGGTTCGGCGGTCTATGACGCCATCGAGGGCGTGATCCGCAGGGACCCGAACGAGCCCGTTCCCGTCGATACGCCCGAGCGCGAGGAGATGGAGCGTCGGCTGGTGATGAAGCTTCAGGCCGCCGGCCAGCTGAAGCCCGCCATCCTGATCCGCGCCGCGCGCGAGCGTCGCCTGTCGCTGGTGGTGCACAGCCTGTCGGCGCTGGGCGGCTTCACGGTCAATCAGGTGCGGCAGGCGCTGAACGCCCCCACGCCCGAGCCGATGTACTACGCCTGCGCCGCCATCGGCATCGACCGGGCGGTTTTCCCCACCCTGCTGACGGAACTACGCAAGCTGAATCGTGGCCTGCCCGGCGATCAGGGCGATCCGATCTGGCAGCGCGGCGCCCTGTCACACGCCTCGGCCGCCCGCGCCTTCCGCGCGCTGGTGGCCCCGGACCCGACCGAACAGCGCATCGCCGTTTGA
- a CDS encoding class II aldolase/adducin family protein, with the protein MADGAITSIRSKVSEAEWKVRVELAALYRLVALHGWDDMIFTHISARVPGPEHHFLINPYGWYFEEMTASCLVKVDLDGNIVQETDSFINPAGFTIHSAIHGAREDAHFVIHLHTVAGVGVAAQQEGLLPIGQNACLLQHQVAYHGYEGLALNHDERERLVADLGDRPLMLLRNHGTLATGQTAAQAWIGIFFLERACAQQVAALSGGREHVLFAPDAAQAETKEQGKGLGFISALAWPGALRMLDRKSPGYDT; encoded by the coding sequence ATGGCGGACGGCGCGATCACATCGATCCGGTCGAAGGTCTCGGAGGCGGAATGGAAGGTGCGCGTCGAACTGGCGGCGCTGTACCGGCTGGTCGCCCTGCACGGGTGGGACGACATGATCTTCACCCACATCTCGGCCCGTGTGCCGGGGCCCGAGCATCACTTCCTGATCAACCCCTACGGCTGGTATTTCGAGGAGATGACGGCCTCCTGCCTCGTCAAGGTCGATCTGGACGGCAACATCGTTCAGGAGACCGACAGCTTCATCAATCCGGCCGGTTTCACCATCCACTCGGCGATCCACGGCGCCCGCGAGGACGCGCATTTCGTCATCCATCTGCACACGGTCGCCGGCGTCGGAGTGGCCGCGCAGCAGGAGGGCCTTCTGCCCATCGGCCAGAACGCCTGCCTCCTCCAGCATCAGGTCGCCTACCATGGCTATGAAGGTCTGGCGCTGAACCACGACGAGCGCGAGCGTCTGGTGGCGGACCTCGGCGACAGGCCGCTGATGCTCCTGCGCAACCACGGCACTCTCGCCACCGGCCAGACGGCGGCTCAGGCCTGGATCGGCATCTTCTTCCTGGAGCGCGCCTGCGCGCAGCAGGTCGCCGCCCTGTCCGGCGGTCGTGAGCATGTCCTGTTCGCTCCCGATGCGGCCCAGGCCGAGACAAAGGAGCAGGGCAAGGGTCTCGGTTTCATTTCGGCCCTCGCCTGGCCGGGCGCGTTGCGTATGCTCGACAGGAAGTCGCCCGGCTACGACACTTGA